A section of the Paenibacillus aurantius genome encodes:
- a CDS encoding MFS transporter: protein MDGIKMTDNNELTQIKQERYRFATLIVITVLAGVSQGMLLPMLTVLLEQAGVTSGMNGLNSAALYAGVFASMFFIEKPLARFGYKRIIVGGMIAVMAASLLFPAWENLWFWVVLRILVGIGESSLHFCTQLWIISSSRAERRGRNISFYGMSYAIGFSLGPVGLNLLRFGTWVPFAAMAACFALSLLLMARLPNEYPEKDPSRASSDGRRYARIIRLAWFALIPSFLYGYMEATMNSSFPVYGLRMGWSEGWISVLLPAIGIGSLVLQMPLGVLSDRAGRKPVLIAAAFIGSLAFLMVPAAGDRLWVVHLLFAVAGGLVGSFFSLGLAYLADLLPRPLLASANVIASLNFSIGSIAGPNAGGLGIQYLSLGSLFYFLGGFFLLFAFAGLFFKGRQEEGGEKQPVG from the coding sequence ATGGACGGGATTAAAATGACAGACAACAACGAACTTACGCAGATAAAGCAAGAGAGATACCGATTCGCCACCTTGATTGTCATTACCGTGCTGGCCGGCGTCAGCCAGGGAATGCTTCTGCCTATGCTCACGGTGCTTCTGGAGCAAGCGGGGGTCACCTCCGGAATGAACGGGCTTAACTCCGCCGCTCTCTATGCGGGGGTTTTTGCCTCGATGTTCTTCATTGAGAAGCCGCTTGCCCGGTTCGGGTACAAGCGTATCATTGTCGGCGGAATGATCGCCGTCATGGCCGCCTCGCTTTTATTCCCGGCCTGGGAGAATCTATGGTTCTGGGTGGTGCTGCGGATTCTTGTCGGGATCGGCGAAAGCTCCCTGCATTTCTGTACCCAGCTGTGGATCATTTCTTCGAGCCGGGCCGAGCGGCGGGGACGGAACATTTCGTTCTACGGGATGTCCTATGCGATTGGTTTCAGTCTTGGACCGGTCGGGCTCAATCTGCTCCGTTTCGGAACTTGGGTTCCGTTTGCGGCGATGGCAGCTTGCTTTGCGCTCTCTCTGCTGCTCATGGCCCGCCTGCCGAATGAATATCCGGAGAAGGATCCGTCCCGTGCTTCTTCAGATGGCCGGCGTTACGCGCGCATTATCCGGCTGGCGTGGTTCGCCCTTATTCCGTCCTTCTTGTATGGCTATATGGAAGCGACGATGAACAGCTCTTTTCCGGTTTACGGTTTGAGAATGGGCTGGAGTGAAGGGTGGATCTCCGTGCTGCTGCCCGCGATCGGGATTGGCAGTCTGGTGCTGCAAATGCCGCTGGGGGTGCTGAGCGACCGGGCCGGGAGGAAACCGGTTCTAATTGCGGCGGCTTTTATAGGCTCTCTTGCCTTCTTAATGGTGCCGGCAGCGGGAGACCGGTTATGGGTGGTTCACCTTCTCTTTGCGGTGGCCGGAGGGCTGGTCGGCTCGTTTTTCTCCTTGGGACTCGCGTATTTGGCGGATTTGCTGCCCCGGCCCCTGCTCGCGTCCGCCAACGTGATCGCTTCCCTGAACTTCAGCATTGGCTCCATCGCTGGACCGAATGCCGGGGGGTTGGGCATCCAGTACCTGTCGCTCGGCTCGCTTTTCTATTTTCTGGGAGGGTTCTTTCTCTTATTTGCTTTTGCCGGCCTCTTCTTTAAGGGGAGGCAGGAGGAGGGAGGGGAGAAGCAACCTGTCGGATAA
- a CDS encoding amino acid ABC transporter substrate-binding protein, whose translation MRFLALLLLLTALIGASACSNRSAGPGAPSAAPAGSPGASTNPPAGKNSLDAIKANGKLRVGTEGTYAPFTFHDPSGKLTGFDVELATEIAKRLGVQPQFVETKWDGMLAGLDAGRFDMVANQVSIREDRKVKYDFSNPYISSPAVLIVRSDETAIKTFADLKGKKSGQSLTSNLADIARKNGAELVTVEGFNQAVELLLSRRIDATVNDKLSFLDFKKQKPNAAIKTVDEAGGASESGMLFAKGQKELVDAVNSALAEIKKDGTYAKISQTYFGVADVSK comes from the coding sequence ATGCGCTTTCTTGCTCTGCTCCTGCTCCTTACGGCTCTAATCGGAGCTTCGGCATGCTCCAACCGATCAGCCGGACCGGGTGCTCCATCGGCTGCTCCTGCCGGCTCACCGGGAGCGTCAACGAATCCTCCTGCCGGCAAGAACTCGCTTGATGCTATCAAAGCGAACGGCAAGCTGCGGGTCGGTACGGAAGGAACCTATGCTCCCTTCACGTTCCACGATCCGAGCGGCAAGCTGACCGGCTTCGATGTGGAGCTGGCCACGGAAATTGCCAAGCGATTGGGCGTTCAGCCCCAATTCGTCGAGACCAAATGGGACGGCATGCTGGCCGGGCTTGACGCCGGGCGGTTCGATATGGTGGCGAACCAGGTCAGCATCCGCGAAGACCGCAAAGTCAAGTACGATTTCTCGAATCCGTATATTTCCTCGCCCGCCGTGCTTATCGTCCGCAGCGACGAAACCGCGATCAAGACGTTTGCTGATCTGAAAGGGAAGAAATCCGGACAGTCGCTGACGAGCAATCTAGCCGACATCGCCCGCAAGAACGGCGCCGAGCTCGTGACGGTCGAAGGCTTCAACCAGGCCGTGGAGCTGCTTCTGTCCAGACGGATCGACGCGACCGTAAATGACAAGCTGTCTTTCCTGGATTTCAAGAAGCAGAAGCCGAATGCGGCCATCAAAACAGTGGACGAGGCCGGCGGGGCTTCCGAAAGCGGAATGCTGTTTGCCAAAGGTCAAAAAGAGCTGGTGGATGCCGTGAATTCGGCCTTGGCCGAAATCAAGAAAGACGGCACCTACGCCAAAATATCGCAAACCTACTTCGGGGTGGCGGACGTATCCAAGTAA
- a CDS encoding amino acid ABC transporter permease, which yields MEMDQAAGTSRLWQIVIESFWPMLQAGLKYTLTLTVISFVLGLCLAFLLALARISRYRVLSVPASLFVGLIRGTPLLVQLFIIFYGLPRAGVTLDPFLAAVIGFTLNMGAYNSEILRASILSVPDGQWEAAASIGMNRRQSLRRIILPQAVRVSIPPLSNSFVGLVKDTSLAATITLTEMFQVSQQKVAYYYEPLLLYVEVAVLYLVFCTILYYIQGKLERRFDRLTGA from the coding sequence ATGGAGATGGATCAAGCGGCGGGAACCTCTCGGCTGTGGCAGATCGTCATCGAGTCGTTCTGGCCGATGCTTCAGGCGGGATTAAAGTATACGCTCACCTTAACGGTGATCTCGTTCGTGCTCGGGCTGTGCCTCGCCTTCCTGCTTGCTCTGGCGAGGATTTCCCGTTACCGGGTGCTTTCGGTTCCGGCGTCGCTGTTTGTAGGGCTGATTCGGGGAACGCCGCTGCTCGTCCAGCTGTTTATTATCTTCTACGGCCTGCCGCGGGCAGGCGTCACGCTCGATCCGTTCTTGGCAGCGGTAATCGGCTTTACGCTTAACATGGGCGCCTACAACTCGGAAATACTCCGCGCCTCGATTCTATCCGTTCCCGACGGCCAGTGGGAGGCGGCCGCTTCCATCGGCATGAACCGGAGGCAGTCGCTCCGACGGATCATTCTTCCGCAGGCGGTCCGCGTCTCGATTCCGCCTCTGTCCAATTCCTTCGTCGGCCTGGTGAAGGATACGTCGCTCGCCGCTACCATTACCCTGACCGAGATGTTTCAGGTCTCCCAGCAGAAGGTCGCTTATTACTATGAGCCTCTTCTTCTGTACGTCGAGGTGGCGGTTCTGTATCTCGTCTTCTGCACCATTCTGTATTACATTCAAGGAAAGCTGGAACGCCGGTTCGACCGGCTGACCGGAGCCTGA
- a CDS encoding amino acid ABC transporter ATP-binding protein has protein sequence MLAMTDVHKSFGTLQVLRGISMEVPSGRTTVLIGPSGSGKTTLLRCINLLEMPTSGKVRIENKEVVFGGDAPPRSGDILAFRKQTGMVFQAYHLFPHMTALENIMEGPVTVLGRSRKEARERAEELLAKVGLSDKRDSYPRQLSGGQQQRVGIARAMAGDPAVLLFDEPTSALDPELVGEVLGVVRQLAKEGMTMVIVTHEMNFAREVADEVIFMDGGMVVEKGTPQEVFDRASQERTVRFLQRIRG, from the coding sequence TTGCTTGCGATGACCGACGTGCACAAAAGCTTCGGAACCCTGCAGGTGCTGAGGGGAATCTCGATGGAGGTTCCCTCCGGCCGGACCACGGTGCTGATCGGACCGTCCGGCTCCGGAAAAACGACCCTGCTGCGCTGCATCAACCTTCTTGAAATGCCTACATCCGGGAAGGTCCGCATCGAAAACAAGGAAGTGGTTTTCGGGGGAGACGCGCCTCCCCGGTCGGGTGACATTCTTGCTTTCCGCAAGCAAACGGGGATGGTATTCCAGGCCTATCACCTGTTCCCCCACATGACGGCATTAGAGAACATCATGGAAGGGCCGGTCACCGTACTGGGCAGGAGCCGTAAGGAAGCCCGGGAGCGGGCCGAGGAGCTGCTCGCCAAGGTCGGGCTGTCCGACAAGCGGGACAGCTATCCCCGGCAGCTTTCCGGGGGCCAGCAGCAGAGGGTAGGCATTGCGAGGGCGATGGCCGGTGATCCGGCGGTGCTGCTGTTCGATGAGCCTACCTCGGCGCTTGACCCCGAGCTGGTCGGCGAGGTGCTTGGGGTGGTGCGGCAGCTCGCCAAGGAAGGCATGACCATGGTCATCGTCACCCACGAGATGAACTTCGCCCGGGAGGTGGCCGACGAGGTCATCTTCATGGACGGAGGAATGGTGGTGGAGAAGGGGACTCCGCAGGAGGTGTTTGACCGGGCCTCCCAAGAGAGGACGGTCCGTTTCCTGCAGCGCATCCGGGGATAA
- a CDS encoding metal-dependent hydrolase: MKGTTHLAIGAALGVAAGLRLQTDFETGMVWIAVSSLSALIPDLDGPSILSGKLSKFAKTFREVVLSSGILLVIGLAALYHWKGYYHFPLTLLGAALTLAGFAFREGFIRNALVSGIGAGLAAWGAFHSIYWLIGLGAYVAIAPWLKHRGLTHTVWAAAVWWGISLGFEAYVGYEGIATIAVLGYLSHLMADTLTPSGVKWLNPLVKKTFKLPFL, encoded by the coding sequence ATGAAGGGCACGACACATTTGGCCATAGGAGCGGCGCTTGGTGTGGCGGCCGGCCTGCGGCTGCAGACCGATTTTGAGACGGGTATGGTATGGATCGCCGTCTCTTCCCTCTCCGCCCTCATTCCCGACCTGGACGGCCCCAGCATCCTGAGCGGGAAGCTGAGCAAGTTCGCCAAGACCTTCCGGGAGGTCGTTCTCTCTTCCGGCATTCTCCTTGTGATTGGGCTCGCCGCTCTCTACCATTGGAAAGGTTACTATCACTTTCCCCTTACCCTTCTTGGGGCCGCTCTGACACTGGCTGGCTTTGCCTTCCGGGAAGGCTTTATCCGCAATGCCCTGGTCAGCGGGATCGGAGCGGGACTCGCCGCTTGGGGAGCTTTCCACTCGATCTACTGGCTTATCGGGCTCGGAGCCTATGTAGCCATTGCGCCTTGGCTGAAGCATAGAGGATTGACCCATACCGTTTGGGCGGCGGCGGTCTGGTGGGGAATCTCCTTAGGTTTCGAGGCGTATGTAGGCTATGAGGGAATTGCGACGATCGCTGTGCTGGGTTATCTTTCTCATCTTATGGCGGATACCTTAACGCCCAGCGGAGTGAAATGGCTCAACCCGCTAGTCAAGAAGACCTTCAAGCTTCCTTTTCTCTAA
- a CDS encoding erythromycin esterase family protein, translating to MKTWSLVEYIRSHSLDWRKEETMDRLLEAIGDARFVLLGEASHGTSEFYSIRARITQRLLERHGFSFVAVEGDWPSCYALNQYIKSYPGAPESPAEAMKAFGRWPEWMWANREIARLLDWMKELNRSREQGRQAGFYGLDVYSLWESMDAVMEYLTDKGLMDELEKARQAFSCFEPYSRDEQTYGAAAAFLSEDCEKEVQALLQDMRGRNKAAQGDSEEALGAEMNAMAAANAEHYYREMMRGGPESWNVRDRHMVEALERLMDFHGSVAKAIVWEHNTHIGDARATDMKEDGMVNVGQLLREKHPGEVFALGFGTYRGTVIAGRSWGAPLSRMKVPEAAAGSWEELMHQAGSHDQLLLLDNAPEELYRRVGHRAIGVVYHPEYERGNYVPTVVPERYDAFLHVDETRALEPLVLQEV from the coding sequence ATGAAAACCTGGAGCTTGGTCGAATACATTCGCTCCCATTCGCTGGATTGGAGGAAGGAGGAAACGATGGACCGCCTTCTCGAAGCCATCGGCGATGCGCGGTTCGTGCTGCTTGGCGAGGCTTCCCACGGGACCTCGGAATTCTATTCCATCCGCGCCCGGATCACGCAGCGGCTGCTGGAGCGTCACGGATTTTCCTTTGTGGCGGTAGAGGGAGACTGGCCCTCCTGCTATGCCTTAAACCAATATATCAAAAGCTATCCCGGCGCCCCGGAATCCCCGGCCGAGGCCATGAAGGCATTTGGCCGCTGGCCCGAGTGGATGTGGGCAAACCGGGAGATAGCGCGTTTGCTGGATTGGATGAAGGAGCTTAACCGCAGCCGGGAACAGGGGCGCCAGGCGGGCTTCTATGGGCTCGATGTTTACAGCTTATGGGAATCGATGGATGCGGTGATGGAGTATCTGACTGACAAAGGGTTGATGGATGAGCTGGAAAAGGCCCGTCAGGCCTTCTCATGCTTCGAGCCCTATTCCCGGGATGAGCAAACGTACGGGGCGGCGGCTGCCTTCCTGTCGGAGGACTGCGAGAAGGAGGTGCAGGCCCTTCTCCAGGATATGCGAGGGCGCAACAAGGCCGCTCAAGGGGACAGCGAGGAAGCTCTCGGGGCCGAGATGAATGCCATGGCCGCCGCCAACGCCGAGCATTATTACCGCGAAATGATGCGGGGCGGGCCGGAATCGTGGAATGTCCGCGACCGCCATATGGTAGAAGCGCTGGAACGCCTGATGGATTTCCATGGCTCCGTCGCCAAAGCCATCGTGTGGGAGCATAATACCCACATCGGGGATGCCCGGGCGACGGATATGAAGGAGGACGGCATGGTCAATGTCGGCCAGCTGTTAAGGGAAAAGCATCCCGGCGAGGTGTTCGCGCTCGGATTCGGCACTTACCGCGGAACCGTGATAGCTGGCCGGTCCTGGGGGGCTCCTCTAAGCCGCATGAAGGTTCCGGAAGCCGCTGCGGGCAGCTGGGAGGAGCTCATGCATCAGGCGGGCAGCCACGATCAGCTGCTTCTCCTCGATAATGCGCCGGAAGAGCTCTACCGGAGGGTGGGACACCGGGCCATTGGGGTTGTCTATCATCCCGAGTACGAACGGGGGAATTATGTCCCTACCGTGGTTCCGGAGCGATACGATGCTTTCCTGCACGTCGACGAAACCCGGGCGCTGGAGCCGCTGGTCCTTCAGGAGGTTTAG
- a CDS encoding YbdD/YjiX family protein produces MLTAWKKIMSYRRQFLDLLVGVPSYEKYVEHMKEHHPDDPVQSRKDFFCEAQEARYNAKGGKISRCC; encoded by the coding sequence ATGCTGACCGCATGGAAGAAAATCATGAGCTACCGCCGGCAGTTTCTCGATCTGCTGGTGGGGGTCCCCTCCTACGAGAAGTATGTGGAGCATATGAAGGAGCATCATCCGGACGACCCGGTCCAATCCAGAAAGGACTTCTTCTGCGAGGCCCAGGAGGCCCGCTATAATGCGAAGGGGGGCAAAATCTCCCGCTGCTGCTGA
- a CDS encoding carbon starvation CstA family protein, whose protein sequence is MKAGLKSVLLWGVISLLGAFGFGVLALNRGETVNAVWLVVAAVCVYAVAYRFYSRFIARRVLELDDNRKTPAELNNDGKDYVPTNKWVLFGHHFAAIAGAGPLVGPVLAAQMGYLPGTLWIVVGVVLAGAVQDFIILFASVRRNGKTLGEMIKDEIGPVAGAIAKVGILGIMVILLAVLALVVVKALVGSPWGMFTIASTIPIALLMGVYMRYIRPGRVTEASLIGFVLLIAALLLGRSVAESPTWAPLFSYKGETIALLMIGYGIVASALPVWLLLAPRDYLSTFMKIGTIVGLALGIFIVAPDLQMAAVTKFVDGTGPVFSGNLFPFLFITIACGSVSGFHALISSGTTPKMLEREPQARMIGYGAMLMESFVAIMALAAACVITPGTYFALNSGAAVIGTDAASAAATISSWGFTITPDVLTQTAKDVGETSILSRTGGAPTLAIGMAQILSQLIGGKAMMSLWYHFAILFEALFILTTIDAGTRVGRFMIQEILGSVYKPLGRTEAFLPNMIATVLCAAMWGYFLYQGVIDPLGGINSLWALFGIANQMLAGIALLLGTTILFKMGKKAYTWVCLVPTVWLLIVTMSAGYQKLFHANPSIGFLAQANKYKDALDAGKTLAPAKTAEQMQQIITNNYVDAALCAIFMIVVLAVLLTSVIIWYKVLTNQSTGTKETPYVPRSSGKARVV, encoded by the coding sequence ATGAAAGCAGGACTTAAATCGGTACTCCTCTGGGGAGTGATTTCCCTTCTTGGCGCTTTCGGCTTCGGCGTGCTGGCGCTGAACCGCGGTGAGACGGTTAATGCCGTTTGGCTCGTCGTGGCGGCCGTCTGCGTCTATGCCGTCGCTTACCGGTTCTACAGCCGGTTCATCGCCAGGCGCGTGCTGGAGCTTGACGACAACCGCAAGACGCCGGCCGAGCTCAACAACGACGGCAAGGATTACGTGCCCACCAACAAATGGGTGCTGTTCGGCCACCATTTCGCCGCGATCGCCGGCGCCGGCCCGCTGGTCGGTCCGGTGCTGGCCGCCCAGATGGGCTACCTGCCGGGTACGCTCTGGATAGTCGTCGGCGTGGTTCTGGCCGGCGCCGTGCAGGATTTCATCATCCTGTTCGCTTCCGTCCGCCGCAACGGCAAAACCTTGGGCGAAATGATCAAGGATGAGATCGGCCCCGTGGCTGGTGCGATCGCCAAGGTTGGGATTCTCGGCATTATGGTTATTCTCCTTGCCGTCCTCGCACTTGTCGTCGTGAAAGCGCTTGTTGGCAGCCCGTGGGGAATGTTCACCATTGCCTCGACCATCCCGATTGCTCTCCTGATGGGCGTGTACATGAGGTACATCCGGCCTGGACGCGTAACCGAAGCCTCCTTGATAGGCTTCGTTCTTCTGATCGCCGCTCTCCTGCTCGGCCGGTCCGTTGCCGAAAGCCCGACCTGGGCTCCCTTGTTCAGCTACAAGGGCGAGACCATCGCCCTCCTGATGATTGGCTACGGCATCGTCGCCTCCGCCCTTCCCGTCTGGCTGCTCCTGGCTCCGCGGGATTACTTGAGCACCTTTATGAAAATCGGCACGATTGTCGGACTGGCCTTGGGCATCTTTATCGTCGCCCCTGATCTTCAGATGGCGGCCGTTACCAAATTCGTCGACGGCACCGGCCCGGTTTTCTCGGGTAACCTGTTCCCCTTCCTCTTCATCACAATCGCGTGCGGCTCCGTCTCAGGCTTCCATGCGCTGATCTCCTCCGGCACCACGCCGAAGATGCTCGAGCGTGAGCCGCAGGCCCGCATGATCGGCTATGGAGCCATGTTGATGGAATCGTTCGTGGCCATCATGGCGCTCGCCGCCGCCTGTGTCATTACGCCCGGTACGTATTTCGCCTTGAACAGCGGGGCGGCCGTCATCGGGACCGATGCGGCCAGTGCCGCCGCAACCATCTCTTCCTGGGGCTTCACGATAACGCCGGACGTGCTCACCCAGACGGCGAAGGATGTCGGCGAAACGTCCATCCTGTCCCGTACCGGAGGAGCGCCGACGCTGGCCATCGGAATGGCCCAGATCTTGTCCCAGCTGATCGGCGGCAAAGCGATGATGTCGCTGTGGTATCATTTTGCCATCCTGTTCGAGGCTCTGTTTATTCTGACGACGATTGATGCCGGCACCCGCGTCGGGCGGTTTATGATTCAGGAGATTCTGGGAAGCGTCTACAAGCCCCTTGGCCGGACGGAGGCTTTCCTCCCGAATATGATCGCGACGGTCCTGTGTGCGGCCATGTGGGGCTATTTCCTGTACCAGGGCGTGATCGACCCGCTGGGCGGCATCAACTCCCTGTGGGCGCTTTTCGGGATCGCCAACCAGATGCTGGCCGGCATCGCGCTGCTGCTCGGGACCACCATCCTGTTCAAGATGGGCAAGAAAGCGTACACCTGGGTCTGCCTGGTTCCCACCGTCTGGCTGCTGATCGTCACGATGTCGGCCGGCTACCAGAAGCTGTTCCACGCCAATCCGTCCATCGGATTTTTGGCCCAGGCTAACAAATACAAGGATGCGCTGGATGCCGGCAAAACGCTCGCCCCGGCCAAAACGGCCGAGCAAATGCAGCAGATCATCACGAACAATTACGTCGATGCGGCCTTATGCGCCATCTTCATGATCGTGGTACTGGCGGTGCTCCTCACCTCCGTAATCATCTGGTACAAGGTGCTTACGAATCAGTCGACGGGAACCAAAGAAACCCCGTATGTGCCGAGAAGCTCCGGAAAAGCGAGGGTGGTGTAG
- a CDS encoding Gfo/Idh/MocA family protein, with product MKTVRFAFVGLGNIAKTHIVALKAMPVIKKLPFQPVLDTLVTRNLSANENQARAMGFAHVTDSLSEALKDRELEVVDICTPNAMHLEAVRHAAAADKILYCEKPLTDTYENSAELVRTAGDRHPHQVALVYRYHPAVMRLKEAVRLGLIGDVLQIKLSYRRSGYLDAKRPVSWRLKDDLSGGGAISDLGVHVLDLIRHVFGEISRVEGTTNVFVKERPVTQGSAEKVHIRVDDWALMNVTLESGVKGTAEVSRIAWGSEAFDVEVFGTEGSLICNLEKDTVPRIKRLDGSAPVIPGPSSLELIPDEKSTMGFAMDAHFGGLNHFLHRIAGEERWIGLAPTLGDCLIAEKWIDRVLKQSGR from the coding sequence ATGAAAACCGTTCGTTTTGCTTTCGTCGGACTGGGCAACATCGCCAAAACCCATATCGTGGCCCTGAAGGCCATGCCCGTCATCAAAAAGCTGCCGTTTCAACCGGTGCTCGATACCCTGGTTACCCGCAACTTGTCGGCCAACGAGAACCAGGCGCGCGCGATGGGCTTCGCTCATGTGACGGATTCCCTGTCGGAGGCTCTGAAGGACAGAGAGCTCGAAGTGGTGGATATCTGTACGCCGAATGCCATGCATCTGGAGGCCGTCCGGCATGCCGCAGCTGCGGACAAGATCCTCTATTGCGAGAAGCCGCTGACGGATACGTATGAGAACTCCGCCGAGCTCGTCCGGACAGCCGGGGACCGTCACCCTCATCAAGTCGCACTCGTCTATCGCTATCATCCCGCCGTTATGCGCCTTAAGGAAGCGGTCCGGCTCGGCTTGATCGGCGATGTGCTGCAGATTAAGCTCTCCTACCGCCGCTCCGGCTATCTGGACGCCAAGCGGCCGGTCAGCTGGCGCCTGAAGGACGACTTGTCAGGAGGCGGGGCCATTTCCGATCTCGGGGTGCACGTGCTGGATCTTATCCGCCACGTGTTCGGAGAGATCTCGCGGGTTGAGGGAACGACGAATGTTTTCGTCAAGGAGCGTCCCGTGACCCAAGGCTCGGCGGAGAAGGTCCATATCCGTGTGGATGACTGGGCGCTGATGAACGTAACCTTGGAGTCGGGAGTGAAGGGAACGGCGGAGGTTTCGCGGATCGCCTGGGGATCTGAAGCCTTCGACGTGGAGGTTTTCGGAACGGAAGGAAGCCTGATCTGCAACCTGGAGAAGGACACGGTCCCCCGGATCAAGCGGCTGGACGGCTCCGCACCGGTCATTCCCGGCCCTTCTTCGCTCGAGCTTATTCCGGATGAGAAGTCGACCATGGGCTTCGCGATGGACGCTCATTTCGGCGGCTTGAACCATTTCCTGCACCGGATCGCCGGAGAGGAGCGCTGGATCGGATTGGCCCCCACGCTCGGTGACTGCCTGATTGCGGAGAAATGGATCGACCGGGTTCTTAAGCAGTCGGGCAGGTAA
- a CDS encoding Sak single strand annealing protein → MTTAKTAASRSKDNYFTELASIDVSEHIEKKGKFSYLSWAWAVDQLRKNDPEATWEVIRFDGLPYLKSECGYFVEVAVTCKGITLSQIHPVLDNNNRPIAQPNAFQINTSIQRCLVKAIALHGLGLYIYAGEDLPESAQPVKEEEADPSARLKAKFQLGTGNAEGFEAWMEKMKSKGMTFPQMDYILQEALNKKAEESKVS, encoded by the coding sequence ATGACGACAGCCAAGACCGCCGCCTCCCGTTCGAAAGACAATTATTTTACTGAGCTGGCCAGTATTGATGTCTCGGAGCACATTGAGAAGAAGGGCAAATTCTCTTACCTGAGCTGGGCTTGGGCGGTCGATCAGCTGCGCAAGAACGATCCCGAGGCCACTTGGGAAGTGATTCGCTTTGACGGGCTTCCGTATCTGAAGTCCGAATGCGGCTACTTTGTGGAAGTGGCCGTCACGTGCAAAGGCATTACCCTTTCGCAAATTCATCCTGTGCTCGATAACAACAACCGGCCGATCGCCCAGCCGAATGCTTTTCAGATCAATACCAGTATCCAGCGTTGTCTGGTGAAAGCTATCGCTCTGCATGGCTTGGGGCTGTACATTTATGCCGGGGAAGACCTTCCGGAATCCGCCCAGCCGGTTAAGGAAGAAGAAGCCGATCCGTCGGCAAGGCTGAAAGCGAAATTTCAGCTCGGAACCGGAAACGCTGAAGGCTTTGAAGCCTGGATGGAAAAAATGAAGAGCAAAGGCATGACGTTCCCGCAGATGGATTACATCCTGCAGGAAGCGCTGAACAAGAAAGCCGAGGAAAGCAAAGTAAGCTGA
- a CDS encoding metal-dependent hydrolase — translation MKLTYYGHSCVLVEHEGKRLIIDPFLSGNPQSGVDPSSLQVDAVVLTHGHGDHFGDTIEIAKANNCPVIAVFELAAYCASKGAESYGMNTGGSYTFLGFTIKMTQAFHSSSVQDGDQIIYVGQPVGLLITAGGKTFYHAGDTCLFSDLKLIGELHSIDVAALPIGDNFTMGPEEAAMAAQWVKAKRILPLHYNTFPPIRQDVGQFAERLQKLGIRCEALQSKESLEV, via the coding sequence ATGAAGCTTACTTATTACGGGCATTCCTGCGTATTGGTGGAGCATGAGGGGAAGCGCCTGATCATCGATCCGTTTCTGTCCGGTAATCCCCAATCGGGAGTGGACCCGTCTTCCCTTCAGGTGGACGCCGTCGTTCTGACGCATGGGCACGGCGATCATTTCGGGGACACGATCGAGATTGCGAAGGCGAATAACTGTCCGGTTATTGCCGTCTTTGAGCTGGCAGCCTACTGCGCATCGAAGGGAGCCGAATCGTATGGCATGAACACCGGCGGCTCCTACACGTTTCTAGGCTTTACGATCAAGATGACCCAAGCCTTCCATAGCTCCTCGGTGCAAGACGGAGACCAGATCATCTATGTCGGCCAGCCCGTCGGCCTCCTGATTACCGCAGGCGGTAAAACGTTCTACCATGCAGGGGACACCTGCCTGTTCAGCGACCTTAAGCTGATCGGCGAGCTGCATTCGATTGATGTCGCGGCTCTCCCTATCGGAGATAACTTTACCATGGGACCCGAAGAGGCCGCCATGGCCGCCCAGTGGGTGAAAGCCAAGCGGATCCTGCCGCTGCATTACAATACCTTCCCGCCCATCCGACAGGATGTCGGCCAATTCGCCGAGCGGCTTCAGAAGCTCGGAATCCGCTGTGAAGCCCTGCAGAGCAAAGAAAGCCTGGAAGTCTAA
- a CDS encoding low molecular weight protein-tyrosine-phosphatase, whose protein sequence is MIRVLFVCLGNICRSPMAEAVFRHKVKEAGLENRIAADSAGTGDWHIGSAPHEGTRALLDRYRIGYERMKARQVLAADLKEYDYVIAMDSKNKKDLEALAGTGRACSIPLFMDYVPGGEGTDVPDPYFTGNFDEVYERIDTGCSRLLASIREKEGL, encoded by the coding sequence ATGATTCGCGTTCTGTTTGTCTGCCTGGGGAACATTTGCCGGTCCCCCATGGCCGAAGCGGTATTCCGGCATAAAGTGAAGGAAGCCGGGCTCGAGAATCGGATAGCGGCCGATTCGGCGGGAACTGGAGATTGGCACATCGGCTCTGCGCCGCACGAAGGAACCCGCGCCTTGCTGGATCGGTACCGTATCGGCTATGAGAGGATGAAGGCCCGTCAGGTGCTGGCGGCCGATCTGAAGGAGTACGATTACGTCATTGCGATGGACAGCAAGAACAAGAAGGATCTGGAGGCTCTGGCCGGGACAGGCCGGGCATGTTCCATTCCGCTGTTCATGGATTACGTGCCCGGCGGGGAGGGCACCGATGTGCCGGATCCGTATTTTACCGGCAACTTCGATGAGGTGTATGAACGGATTGACACCGGCTGCAGCCGGCTGCTCGCGTCCATCCGGGAGAAGGAAGGCTTATGA